Proteins from a single region of Clupea harengus chromosome 5, Ch_v2.0.2, whole genome shotgun sequence:
- the LOC105912129 gene encoding transcription factor HES-5-like, whose product MAPTITSTADYPKEHLSLNHKIRKPVVEKMRRDRINSSIEELKALLGPQLLNQQPESKLEKADILEMTVGLLRQQLQQKTLLSTDSVHQGLSMFTHSVNGHLVQASPPTVPLSHLQALKASSDEDMEKPVLYQLSVLDQHTLSREKSPVKSTPWRPW is encoded by the exons ATGGCTCCTACAATCACTTCCACAGCAGATTACCCAAAGGAACACCTGAGTCTAAACCACAAG ATAAGAAAACCAGTTGTTGAGAAGATGCGCAGAGATCGCATCAACAGCAGCATCGAGGAGCTCAAGGCTCTCCTGGGTCCACAGCTCCTTAACCAGCAGCCCGAATCCAAGCTGGAGAAAGCCGACATCCTGGAGATGACTGTTGGCCTCCTGAGACAACAACTCCAGCAAAAGACTCTTCTCTCCACTGATTCTGTCCACCAGGGATTGTCCATGTTTACCCATTCAGTTAATGGTCATTTGGTGCAGGCAAGCCCTCCTACAGTACCTCTGAGCCACTTACAGGCCCTGAAGGCATCCTCCGATGAGGACATGGAAAAGCCGGTCCTATATCAGCTTAGTGTGTTGGACCAGCACACACTGAGCAGAGAGAAAAGTCCAGTCAAGAGCACCCCCTGGAGGCCTTGGTAG